The following are from one region of the Methanomassiliicoccales archaeon LGM-DZ1 genome:
- a CDS encoding potassium transporter TrkA, producing the protein MSEPEDISELKHIDMTVRELLTEMKDSSEVIVDLAYASLMYNSTSMAEKVREIEDEMDDLKFATRYKVLLSSRTREDARQLSGLLEVASAADRISDAASDIVGLLRFPPEKRPFITEMLSEADEKIRMIRIADGSSMAGNTIGKLAVEANTGCKIIAVKNRRGWTYDPEGSAKLRAGDTIIVRGTDDGADLLTEYASGKKEWEFEEPVSEEEEETSDKEDEKNEEELTQELNGEGDGE; encoded by the coding sequence ATGAGCGAACCCGAAGACATCTCGGAACTCAAACACATAGATATGACCGTGCGCGAGCTGCTCACGGAGATGAAGGATTCTTCCGAGGTCATCGTCGACCTCGCATACGCATCGCTGATGTACAACAGCACCAGCATGGCTGAGAAAGTGCGCGAGATCGAGGACGAGATGGACGATCTGAAGTTCGCCACCCGTTACAAGGTCCTCCTGTCCAGCAGAACCAGGGAGGACGCCAGGCAGCTGTCCGGTCTCCTGGAGGTCGCTTCCGCCGCCGACAGGATCTCGGACGCCGCCTCCGATATAGTGGGCCTGCTGAGGTTCCCTCCCGAAAAGCGCCCGTTCATCACCGAGATGCTCTCGGAGGCCGACGAGAAGATCAGGATGATCAGGATCGCCGACGGGTCGAGCATGGCCGGGAACACGATCGGCAAGCTCGCCGTCGAGGCCAACACCGGCTGCAAGATCATCGCCGTCAAGAACCGCCGCGGGTGGACCTACGACCCCGAGGGAAGCGCCAAGCTCCGCGCGGGGGACACCATCATCGTCCGCGGGACCGACGACGGGGCCGACCTGCTCACCGAGTACGCTTCGGGCAAGAAGGAGTGGGAGTTCGAAGAACCTGTCTCCGAGGAGGAAGAGGAGACCTCGGACAAGGAGGACGAGAAGAACGAGGAGGAGCTGACCCAGGAGCTCAACGGGGAGGGCGATGGAGAATGA
- the argS gene encoding arginine--tRNA ligase: MKAQEQFEKECEEAVVKALAGMGAPADLKIVKEVPEQADLAVPCFAFSKALRAPPKAIAEQIASAIKAPCGLIAGVEAVNGYLNFTADPTAIVTDVLQEVSEKKQDFGKSRPTGLRVNVEHTSTNPTGPVHVGRARNPIIGDTLARCLRMRGHDVTTEYYVNDVGKQMVIMAWGAENITPEEVREEIAQTEKPDDRDKIDHRLVYNYRAATKKIHGNPALEEEIAEMIRKFEAGDEGTVARVGKVAETMLGGIRQTLADMNVVLDRYTWESQFIKNGAARDVVKKLQESKYAGQAEDGAWYVDLKDFGIHGKNTKFTFTRSDGTTLYTTRDLAYHLDKFSRSDRTIDVLGEDQKLGSQQLCSALSIMGVERKPEALFYAFVSLPEGRMSTRKGVVVYLDDLIDEATERAAKAIRDGNKCAGMTDAEIDRIAHDIGVGAVRYNIVRVGADKQLVFKWEDALSFDGNSGPYLQYVHARACSILRKAGDFKRITDGSLLKDEYEIRLAKTLARFESVLADIDATKRVSMMPAYGHEVAVAFNQFYAQVPVLQAGAERDARLTLVECTKYVLSNVLWCLGMGAPEAM, encoded by the coding sequence ATGAAAGCACAGGAACAGTTCGAAAAGGAATGCGAAGAGGCCGTTGTCAAGGCCCTCGCCGGCATGGGGGCCCCTGCCGACCTGAAGATCGTGAAGGAGGTCCCGGAGCAGGCGGACCTGGCCGTGCCGTGCTTCGCCTTCTCGAAGGCGCTCAGGGCGCCCCCGAAGGCGATCGCGGAGCAGATCGCATCGGCCATAAAGGCGCCGTGCGGGCTCATCGCCGGCGTCGAGGCCGTGAACGGCTATCTGAACTTCACCGCGGACCCGACGGCCATCGTCACCGATGTCCTGCAGGAGGTCTCGGAGAAGAAGCAGGACTTCGGGAAATCGCGGCCGACCGGCCTCAGGGTGAACGTCGAGCACACCTCCACCAACCCCACCGGGCCGGTGCACGTGGGACGTGCCAGGAACCCCATCATCGGCGACACGCTGGCACGCTGCCTCAGGATGCGCGGGCACGACGTCACCACCGAGTACTACGTGAACGACGTCGGGAAGCAGATGGTCATCATGGCCTGGGGGGCCGAGAACATCACTCCCGAGGAGGTCAGGGAGGAGATCGCCCAGACCGAGAAGCCCGATGACAGGGACAAGATCGACCACAGGCTGGTCTACAACTACCGCGCCGCCACCAAGAAGATCCACGGCAACCCCGCCCTGGAGGAGGAGATCGCCGAGATGATCAGGAAGTTCGAGGCCGGCGACGAGGGCACCGTCGCCCGCGTCGGGAAGGTCGCGGAGACCATGCTCGGGGGCATCCGCCAGACCCTCGCCGACATGAACGTGGTCCTCGACAGGTACACCTGGGAGTCCCAGTTCATCAAGAACGGCGCCGCCAGGGATGTCGTGAAGAAGCTCCAGGAGAGCAAGTACGCCGGCCAGGCCGAGGACGGGGCATGGTATGTGGACCTCAAGGACTTCGGGATCCACGGCAAGAACACCAAGTTCACCTTCACCAGGTCGGACGGGACCACCCTCTACACGACCAGGGACCTCGCCTACCACCTCGACAAGTTCTCCCGCTCCGACCGCACCATCGACGTGCTGGGAGAGGACCAGAAACTGGGGTCCCAGCAGCTCTGCTCCGCCCTCTCCATCATGGGCGTCGAGAGGAAGCCCGAGGCCCTGTTCTACGCCTTCGTCTCCCTGCCCGAGGGCAGGATGTCCACGAGGAAGGGCGTCGTGGTCTACCTCGACGACCTCATCGACGAGGCCACCGAGCGCGCCGCCAAGGCCATCAGGGACGGCAACAAGTGCGCCGGGATGACGGATGCGGAGATCGACAGGATCGCCCACGACATCGGGGTCGGGGCGGTCAGGTACAACATCGTCCGCGTCGGCGCCGACAAGCAGCTCGTCTTCAAATGGGAGGATGCGCTCAGCTTCGACGGGAACTCCGGGCCGTACCTGCAGTACGTTCACGCCAGGGCCTGCAGCATACTCCGCAAGGCCGGGGATTTCAAGCGCATCACCGACGGGTCCCTGCTCAAGGACGAGTACGAGATCAGGCTGGCCAAGACCCTGGCCAGGTTCGAGAGCGTCCTCGCGGACATCGATGCGACCAAGAGGGTCAGCATGATGCCCGCCTACGGCCATGAGGTGGCCGTCGCCTTCAACCAGTTCTACGCCCAGGTCCCGGTCCTCCAGGCCGGCGCCGAGAGGGATGCGAGGCTTACCCTCGTCGAATGCACCAAGTACGTCCTCAGCAACGTCCTCTGGTGCCTGGGCATGGGCGCCCCCGAGGCGATGTGA
- a CDS encoding DUF308 domain-containing protein, which yields MISVNERKKLCAMQFAEGLLALIVGIAIAVLGEDALEIILIAVGVILVIWAVLIFVGAASVGFGGGGMLMGGLYLLLGLILILVPALISDVLMALLAVGLIVIGVLALLGIPAFGLPDSGSKIVNVAVAVLMIVTGIIALFNLDDTADVVMIVIGAFVAAAGIVRMYGAYRLKGVIA from the coding sequence ATGATAAGCGTGAACGAACGCAAGAAGCTCTGCGCGATGCAGTTCGCCGAAGGGCTCCTGGCACTTATTGTCGGTATAGCCATAGCCGTCCTCGGCGAGGATGCCCTGGAGATAATCCTGATCGCCGTCGGCGTGATCCTGGTCATCTGGGCGGTCCTGATATTCGTAGGCGCCGCCTCCGTCGGATTCGGCGGGGGAGGGATGCTCATGGGAGGGCTCTACCTCCTGCTCGGACTCATCCTCATACTGGTCCCGGCACTGATCTCGGACGTCCTCATGGCCCTTCTGGCCGTGGGCCTGATCGTGATCGGCGTCCTCGCCCTGCTCGGCATCCCGGCCTTCGGCCTCCCGGACAGCGGCTCCAAGATCGTCAACGTCGCCGTCGCGGTGCTGATGATCGTCACCGGCATCATCGCCCTCTTCAACCTCGACGACACGGCGGACGTCGTGATGATCGTGATCGGCGCCTTCGTGGCCGCCGCCGGAATCGTCAGGATGTACGGCGCCTACAGGCTGAAGGGCGTCATCGCCTGA
- a CDS encoding adenylate kinase, with protein sequence MKSMIVLLGPPGAGKGTQGEKIETELGYVRLSTGDMLREAVRNGTELGKTAKKYMDAGGLVPNEVIINLMKEKIRSLGKVPGIIFDGFPRTIEQAEALDKELNIDLALDIDVADDILVKRLTQRRSCPNPECNAVYHLTNNPPKVDGICDKCGSKLYQRDDDKEETVKKRLETYHKNTEPLIGYYKNAGKLVRIDGVGDINEIFKKVEAVLQ encoded by the coding sequence ATGAAATCCATGATTGTACTTCTGGGACCCCCCGGGGCCGGGAAAGGAACCCAGGGAGAGAAGATCGAGACCGAGCTCGGATACGTCAGACTTTCCACGGGCGACATGCTCCGCGAGGCCGTCAGGAACGGGACCGAGCTGGGCAAGACCGCCAAGAAGTACATGGACGCCGGAGGGCTCGTCCCCAACGAGGTCATCATCAACCTCATGAAGGAGAAGATCAGGAGCCTCGGCAAGGTCCCCGGCATCATCTTCGACGGGTTCCCCAGGACCATCGAGCAGGCGGAGGCCCTCGACAAGGAGCTGAACATCGACCTCGCCCTCGACATCGACGTGGCCGACGACATCCTCGTCAAGAGGCTGACCCAGAGGCGCTCCTGCCCCAACCCCGAGTGCAACGCGGTGTACCACCTCACCAACAACCCTCCGAAGGTCGACGGCATCTGCGACAAGTGCGGATCCAAGCTCTACCAGAGGGACGATGACAAGGAGGAGACCGTCAAGAAGAGGCTCGAGACCTACCACAAGAACACCGAGCCCCTCATCGGCTACTACAAGAACGCCGGCAAGCTCGTCAGGATCGACGGCGTCGGCGACATCAACGAGATCTTCAAGAAGGTCGAAGCGGTCCTCCAGTGA
- a CDS encoding potassium channel protein, giving the protein MSRLAAMLTELKDTSEMMIDLAYSSLLYDNTEIAEEVISLSNSLDGLSERIQDEMAKSGQSNSEEVYRAIVTVTLMDRIMDIAHAAESIADVVIRGLAEHPVLAMSIREADTTMCLAKVADDSILAGKTFGEVSLSTVSGMFVIAVRRGDDYIFGPGEETKMEAGDILIARGPEEGVSYFKDLADGTEKSLD; this is encoded by the coding sequence ATGAGCCGTCTAGCCGCCATGCTCACCGAGCTCAAGGACACCTCCGAGATGATGATCGATCTGGCATATTCGTCCCTGCTCTATGACAACACTGAGATCGCCGAGGAGGTCATCTCCCTCTCCAACAGCCTCGACGGGCTGAGCGAGCGCATACAGGACGAGATGGCCAAGTCCGGCCAGAGCAATTCCGAGGAGGTTTACAGGGCGATTGTCACCGTGACCCTCATGGACAGGATAATGGACATCGCCCACGCGGCGGAATCCATCGCCGACGTGGTCATCCGCGGTCTCGCGGAGCACCCCGTCCTCGCCATGTCCATCAGGGAGGCGGACACCACCATGTGCCTCGCCAAGGTCGCCGACGATTCGATCCTGGCAGGGAAGACCTTCGGAGAGGTCTCCCTCAGCACCGTCAGCGGCATGTTCGTCATCGCGGTCAGGCGCGGCGACGACTACATCTTCGGCCCCGGGGAGGAGACGAAGATGGAGGCCGGCGACATCCTCATAGCCAGAGGGCCCGAGGAAGGGGTATCCTACTTCAAGGACCTCGCCGACGGTACCGAGAAATCTCTGGACTGA
- a CDS encoding GNAT family N-acetyltransferase has translation MDFRPMKLKDIKKVRELELSCIKEYFSETIENKWEDLPQEWKDNLGASSPNHFRPYLESGLSFVAEEDGEIYGFIFAQMLHHIADCTNLVWIENMGVDPIVRRNEIGYRLLRETLRAGRAAGGEVAHSMIEQDNAPSIMLHKKIGFFIDRRAVALMDLKDPKLKL, from the coding sequence ATGGACTTCCGGCCCATGAAGCTCAAGGACATCAAGAAGGTCCGCGAACTGGAGCTGTCCTGCATAAAGGAGTACTTCAGCGAGACCATCGAGAACAAGTGGGAGGACCTTCCGCAGGAGTGGAAGGACAACCTCGGGGCGAGCAGCCCCAACCATTTCCGCCCCTACCTGGAGAGCGGGCTGAGCTTCGTGGCCGAGGAGGACGGGGAGATCTACGGGTTCATCTTCGCGCAGATGCTCCACCATATCGCAGACTGCACCAATCTCGTATGGATTGAGAACATGGGGGTCGACCCCATCGTCCGCAGGAACGAGATCGGCTACAGGCTCCTCAGGGAGACCCTCCGTGCGGGACGCGCCGCGGGAGGAGAGGTCGCCCACAGCATGATCGAACAGGACAATGCGCCCTCGATCATGCTCCACAAGAAGATCGGGTTCTTCATCGACAGGCGCGCAGTGGCGCTGATGGACCTTAAGGACCCGAAACTGAAGCTCTGA
- a CDS encoding DUF5654 family protein: MADAEVKPFKLQFLESLSALIISAFGLVAALAWNGAIQSAVSAVFHDDDSLVGKTIYALLVTCLAVAMTMIITRATVRTKAAISAADDRKKAEKESKGSE; this comes from the coding sequence ATGGCAGACGCTGAAGTTAAACCCTTCAAACTGCAGTTCCTCGAGTCCCTCTCCGCGCTGATCATCTCCGCGTTCGGGCTCGTCGCTGCGCTTGCCTGGAACGGCGCCATCCAGTCCGCGGTCAGCGCGGTCTTCCATGATGATGACAGCCTTGTCGGGAAGACCATCTACGCTCTCCTCGTCACCTGCCTCGCCGTCGCGATGACCATGATCATCACCAGGGCCACTGTCAGGACCAAGGCAGCCATTTCCGCGGCCGATGACAGGAAGAAGGCAGAGAAGGAATCCAAAGGTTCTGAGTGA
- a CDS encoding formate--phosphoribosylaminoimidazolecarboxamide ligase family protein, translating to MISRDEVLANLGRYDQEKARIGVLASHSSLDTCDGAVSEGFRTLAVCQKGRERTFNNYFRSQRDADGNLIRGVVDDTMILDKFGDIMKPENQEYLINTNTLWVPNRSFTSYCSIDDVEDNFKVPMVGSRNLLRSEERGGPKDYYWLLEKANLPYPKKVEKPEDIDGLTIIKVHHHVKKLERGFFTAKDYDQYVEKSQELIKQGVLDEDFEKHARMEQYIIGPVFNLDFFYDPLEEKGEKVELLGIDWRFESSLDGYVRLPGKQQVELEDDGIIPEYTVCGHNSATLRESLLDKAFAMAEKYVKATQEYYKPGIIGPFCLQTCVDKDLNFYIYDVAPRIGGGTNVHMSVGHPYGNTLWRTNMSTGRRLSMEVRKAIEQERLEEIIT from the coding sequence ATGATCAGCAGAGACGAAGTGCTTGCCAATCTGGGACGCTACGATCAGGAGAAGGCCAGGATCGGGGTCCTCGCCTCGCATTCCTCGCTCGACACCTGCGACGGAGCGGTGTCGGAAGGCTTCCGCACCCTCGCAGTGTGCCAGAAAGGAAGGGAACGGACCTTCAACAACTACTTCAGATCGCAGAGGGACGCCGACGGCAACCTCATCCGCGGAGTCGTCGACGACACGATGATCCTCGATAAGTTCGGCGACATCATGAAGCCGGAGAACCAGGAGTATCTGATCAACACCAACACCCTGTGGGTGCCCAACAGGTCGTTCACCTCCTACTGCAGCATCGATGACGTGGAGGACAATTTCAAGGTCCCCATGGTCGGCAGCAGGAACCTGCTCCGCTCCGAGGAGAGGGGCGGGCCGAAGGACTACTACTGGCTCCTCGAGAAGGCCAACCTCCCCTACCCCAAGAAGGTCGAGAAGCCCGAGGACATCGACGGGCTGACCATCATCAAGGTCCACCACCACGTCAAGAAGCTCGAGCGCGGGTTCTTCACTGCCAAGGACTACGACCAGTACGTGGAGAAGAGCCAGGAGCTGATCAAGCAGGGCGTTCTCGACGAGGACTTCGAGAAGCACGCCAGGATGGAGCAGTACATCATCGGCCCCGTCTTCAACCTCGACTTCTTCTACGACCCCCTCGAGGAGAAGGGAGAGAAAGTGGAGCTGCTCGGCATCGACTGGAGGTTCGAGTCCTCGCTGGACGGCTACGTGAGGCTCCCCGGGAAGCAGCAGGTCGAGCTCGAGGACGACGGCATAATCCCGGAGTACACCGTCTGCGGCCACAACTCCGCCACCCTCAGGGAGTCCCTGCTCGACAAGGCGTTCGCGATGGCCGAGAAGTACGTCAAAGCGACCCAGGAGTACTACAAGCCCGGGATCATCGGGCCCTTCTGCCTCCAGACCTGCGTCGACAAGGACCTCAACTTCTACATCTACGATGTCGCCCCCAGGATCGGAGGAGGGACCAACGTCCACATGTCCGTCGGACACCCCTACGGCAACACCCTGTGGAGGACCAACATGAGCACCGGGAGGCGCCTCTCCATGGAGGTCCGCAAGGCCATAGAGCAGGAGAGGCTCGAGGAGATCATAACATGA
- a CDS encoding magnesium transporter produces MDRQKRSDGFLARYGSAIIMGLAALCIAGTADLFAGLVLNSMEDYILTISGMMILIYSAIGMRGNIFGAMGSRIGTAMNIGTFEMSLRKGTVLRANFDSAIALSLIMSIAMGAVTWLVALIWFGGNADIWDLIFISSVGGFLAGIIVVCFNILIAYVGNKREWDVDNITAPLIAAIGDIVTVPMIFFATWVFLEMDDYSWGETATIIMTVAIIAVTALYTWRMLKAKTSRRDFSGEAKRIFYASLPVLMFCLIFEIGAGIVIQDEEDSLVQYGVLMIMMPAFLNQGNALSGMLTSKLSSAIHLGTLSPRWNPKGAGGEFAMILVCSVITFAYIGTISYAACILVNGGSGIGFLTSMAIIMAAGMITTAVLSLLSYYVAVASTKFGLDPDDESIPITSSVMDLVGSIILVSVISVFI; encoded by the coding sequence ATGGATAGGCAGAAGAGATCTGACGGATTCCTGGCCCGCTACGGGTCCGCGATAATCATGGGTCTCGCCGCCCTCTGCATCGCCGGCACCGCCGATCTTTTCGCCGGCCTCGTCCTCAACAGCATGGAAGATTACATCCTGACCATCTCGGGGATGATGATCCTCATCTACTCCGCGATAGGGATGCGCGGGAACATCTTCGGCGCGATGGGCTCCAGGATAGGCACCGCCATGAACATCGGTACCTTCGAGATGAGCCTCAGGAAGGGAACGGTTCTCCGCGCCAACTTCGACTCCGCCATAGCGCTCTCGCTCATCATGAGCATCGCCATGGGTGCCGTCACCTGGCTCGTCGCGCTGATCTGGTTCGGAGGGAACGCCGACATCTGGGACCTCATCTTCATCTCCTCGGTGGGAGGGTTCCTGGCCGGGATCATCGTGGTGTGCTTCAACATCTTGATCGCCTACGTCGGGAACAAGAGGGAATGGGACGTGGACAACATCACGGCCCCCCTCATCGCGGCCATCGGCGACATAGTCACCGTCCCGATGATATTCTTCGCCACCTGGGTCTTCCTCGAGATGGACGATTACAGCTGGGGGGAGACGGCCACCATAATAATGACGGTCGCCATCATCGCCGTCACCGCGCTGTACACCTGGCGCATGCTGAAGGCCAAGACCAGCCGCAGGGACTTCTCCGGAGAGGCCAAGAGGATCTTCTACGCCTCCCTCCCGGTCCTGATGTTCTGCCTCATATTCGAGATCGGGGCGGGGATCGTCATCCAGGACGAGGAGGACTCCCTGGTGCAGTACGGCGTCCTCATGATCATGATGCCGGCGTTCCTGAACCAGGGGAACGCCCTGTCCGGGATGCTCACCTCCAAGCTCTCCTCCGCCATCCACCTGGGTACGCTCTCCCCCAGGTGGAACCCCAAAGGCGCCGGGGGAGAGTTCGCGATGATCCTGGTCTGCTCGGTCATCACCTTCGCCTACATCGGCACCATATCCTACGCGGCATGCATCCTCGTCAACGGCGGGAGCGGGATCGGCTTCCTGACATCCATGGCCATCATAATGGCCGCCGGGATGATCACCACCGCCGTCCTGAGCCTGCTGTCCTACTACGTGGCCGTGGCATCGACCAAGTTCGGCCTGGACCCGGACGATGAGTCGATACCGATCACCTCGTCGGTGATGGACCTCGTCGGCTCCATCATCCTGGTATCGGTGATCTCGGTCTTCATCTGA
- a CDS encoding FAD-binding oxidoreductase, translating to MALDEKILKQLEAVVGKDGISTSAAVLYTYGFDASVYHSSPDVVVQPTSTEQVSEIMKIAYANGIPVVPRGAGTGLCGAAVPIMGGICLAMQKMNRILNVSVKDLWVDVEAGVVYNDLNAELAKYGFFFPPSPGSGEACQVGGMVATNASGMRAVKYGATRDYVLGLTFVRANGDIVRCGTRTIKDASGYQLARLMCGSEGTLGVITEITFKLTTKPKKSASALVTFGSVVQAGKCISAIIAKPLIPASCELLDSTSIEAVNKARGHPLPDAEAIIIVEVDGETDEVIRRDLKVVEEVAAEQGAESVTPSFDSAQIAKWTDARKSVLASLSALMPGYSCVSLADDMGVPVSRVPEAVEKFQAIAKKNNVIVAVYGHASDGNLHSKMLLKVGDADEWDRGIKTADEIFDASISLGGTVTGEHGVGISKAVKFQEERKTELDCILAIKQAMDPKNILNPGKAAQWRGTVKRNLRYPCKEYM from the coding sequence ATGGCCCTGGACGAGAAGATATTGAAGCAGCTGGAGGCTGTCGTCGGGAAGGACGGCATATCCACAAGCGCAGCGGTGCTGTACACCTACGGTTTCGACGCATCCGTGTACCACAGCAGCCCGGATGTGGTCGTCCAGCCCACATCCACCGAGCAGGTGTCCGAGATCATGAAGATCGCCTACGCGAACGGCATACCTGTGGTGCCGAGGGGCGCCGGGACCGGGCTCTGCGGCGCCGCCGTCCCCATCATGGGCGGGATCTGCCTCGCGATGCAGAAGATGAACAGGATCCTCAACGTCAGCGTCAAGGACCTCTGGGTCGACGTCGAGGCCGGGGTCGTATACAACGACCTCAACGCCGAGCTCGCCAAGTACGGGTTCTTCTTCCCCCCGTCCCCCGGGTCCGGGGAGGCGTGCCAGGTCGGCGGCATGGTCGCCACCAACGCCTCCGGCATGAGGGCCGTCAAGTACGGGGCCACCAGGGACTACGTCCTCGGTCTGACGTTCGTCAGGGCCAACGGGGACATCGTCCGCTGCGGCACCAGGACCATCAAGGATGCTTCCGGGTACCAGCTGGCACGCCTCATGTGCGGGTCCGAGGGGACCCTCGGGGTCATCACCGAGATAACCTTCAAGCTGACCACCAAGCCGAAGAAGTCCGCCTCCGCCCTGGTGACCTTCGGCTCCGTCGTCCAGGCCGGGAAATGCATCTCCGCCATCATCGCCAAGCCCCTCATCCCCGCATCCTGCGAGCTGCTGGACTCCACCTCCATCGAGGCGGTCAACAAGGCCAGGGGCCACCCGCTCCCCGATGCCGAGGCCATAATCATCGTCGAGGTCGACGGCGAGACCGACGAGGTCATCAGGAGGGACCTGAAGGTGGTCGAGGAGGTCGCCGCCGAGCAGGGCGCCGAGTCCGTGACCCCGTCCTTCGACAGCGCGCAGATCGCTAAGTGGACGGACGCCAGGAAGTCCGTCCTCGCCTCGCTCTCCGCCCTGATGCCCGGCTACTCCTGCGTCTCGCTGGCGGACGACATGGGCGTGCCGGTGTCCCGCGTGCCCGAGGCCGTCGAGAAGTTCCAGGCCATCGCCAAGAAGAACAACGTCATAGTCGCCGTCTACGGCCACGCCTCGGACGGGAACCTCCACAGCAAGATGCTCCTGAAGGTCGGCGACGCCGACGAGTGGGACCGCGGGATCAAGACCGCGGACGAGATCTTCGATGCCTCCATATCCCTGGGCGGGACCGTCACCGGGGAGCACGGGGTCGGGATCTCCAAGGCCGTGAAGTTCCAGGAGGAGAGGAAGACTGAGCTCGACTGCATCCTCGCGATCAAGCAGGCCATGGACCCCAAGAACATCCTGAACCCCGGGAAGGCCGCTCAGTGGCGCGGCACCGTCAAGAGGAACCTCAGGTATCCCTGCAAAGAGTATATGTGA
- the crcB gene encoding fluoride efflux transporter CrcB translates to MELSLPACLLIVAAGGAIGAAVRYLFIYYIDSTQFPWATLAVNFIGSFLLALLTFSLTGISQEARLLMFTGFFGAFTTMSTFALDTTVLFSNGRFGDAAMNFLGTVVLCLGGAAAGRWAGIALAA, encoded by the coding sequence ATGGAACTGAGCCTGCCTGCATGCCTTCTCATCGTCGCTGCCGGCGGAGCTATCGGAGCGGCCGTCCGCTACCTGTTCATCTATTATATCGACTCGACGCAGTTCCCGTGGGCCACCCTCGCGGTCAACTTCATCGGGTCTTTCCTGCTGGCGCTCCTGACGTTCAGCCTCACCGGCATATCGCAGGAGGCCAGGCTGCTGATGTTCACCGGCTTCTTCGGAGCGTTCACCACCATGTCCACGTTCGCGCTGGACACCACGGTGCTGTTCTCGAACGGGCGCTTCGGCGACGCAGCGATGAACTTCCTCGGGACCGTGGTCCTCTGCCTGGGCGGAGCGGCCGCCGGACGCTGGGCGGGGATCGCCCTGGCGGCCTGA